A stretch of DNA from Nonlabens ponticola:
CCATAAGAAAGTGATCGTCAGTTGTTCTTACATCAGGATTTTCAGCTTCCTTAAAAGGCCATAATCTACTGCGTAAGTAAAAGGTAATTACCATTAAGTGAGCTGCAAAAAATACCGTAAGCTCAAACATGATAGGCACAAATGCAGGCATATTCTCTAAGTAAGAAAAACTAGGCTTACCACCTATATTCTGCGGCCAGTCCTCAATCATGATATAGTTCATCATGACGGTTGCTACAGCTAGACCAACAATACCATATAAAAAAGCGTTGATGGCTAGTCGTGTATCTGCAAGACCCATTGCCTTTTCTAGTCCGTGAACAGGAAATGGGCAAAAAATCTCTTCAATGTGATAATGCTGTTCTCTAATTTGCTTTACAGCTCTTAAGAGAATATCATCGTCATTGTATAATGCGTGTATCTTTTGTGTCGCCATAATAATTATTCGCTTGGGTGCGCCATAGGGTCACCGCTGGCTGCGTTTTTGTTAGACGTCATTTTATTTTCTCTCAATTCCTTGTACTTGTTACCACTCGACTTGAGAATGGACTTCACCTCTGCTTGAGCAATTACTGGGAATGTTCTAGAGTATAATAGGAACAATACAAAGAAGAATCCTATCGTCCCAATAAAAATACCTATATCAACAAATGTAGGTGAGAACATGGTCCATGATGATGGTAGGTAGTCACGGTGCAATGAAGTCACGATGATTACAAAACGCTCAAACCACATACCGATGTTTACAACGATCGAGATGGCAAAGGAGAAAAGAATGCTTGTTCTTAATTTCTTGAACCACATAAACTGTGGAGAGAACACATTACATGTCATCATCGCCCAATACGCCCATGCATAAGGTCCTGTAGCCCTGTTTAAGAATGCGTACTGTTCGTACTCTACTCCTGAATACCATGCAACGAACAACTCTGTTATGTATGCCACACCAACGATGGAACCAGTAATCATGATAACCAGATTCATTAATTCAATATGTTGGATAGTGATATAATTCTCAAGGTGACAAACTTTACGCATCACGATAAGAAGTGTGTTCACCATAGCAAAGCCTGAGAATACCGCACCAGCAACAAAGTATGGTGGGAAAATTGTCGTGTGCCATCCTGGAATAACCGATGTTGCAAAGTCAAAGGATACGATCGTGTGTACGGAAAGTACCAGTGGCGTTGCCAAACCTGCAAGTACAAGAGAAACTTCTTCAAAACGTTGCCAGTCCTTAGCACGACCCGACCATCCAAAAGATAATAGTCCGTAAATTTTCTTATTAAAAGGAGTGATAGCTCTATCGCGTATCATCGCGAAATCAGGAAGCAATCCAGTCCACCAAAACACTAAAGAAACCGATAGGTACGTGGAGATTGCGAATACATCCCAAAGTAGCGGCGAGTTAAAGTTCACCCATAAAGAACCAAATTGATTAGGGATAGGTAGTACCCAATAAGCCAACCATGGACGACCCATGTGTATGATAGGGAACAATCCTGCCTGAATTACCGAGAAAATGGTCATTGCCTCAGCAGATCTGTTGATCGCCATTCTCCATTTTTGACGGAATAACAATAGTACTGCTGATATAAGAGTACCAGCGTGACCAATTCCTACCCACCATACAAAATTGGTAATATCCCATGCCCAACCGATGGTTTTATTCAAACCCCATACACCGATACCTGTAGATATGGTGTAAGTGATACATCCTATTCCATAAAGAAAGGCTACCAGTGCAATGGTAAATACAATCCACCACTGTTTATTAGCAACGCCTTCTACTGGCGCGGCAATATCCTTAGTCACATCAGAGAATGTTTTGTCTCCTGTAATTAAGGGTCTTCTTATGGACGCTTCATAATGAGCCATAGTGTCTGATTAGTTTCTTAATTAATTATGCGTTATTTCTAACCTTAACTTGATACATCACATTAGGCTCTGTACCTACTTCTTCAAGTAAGTGGTACATACGGTCCTGTTGCTTCACCTTATATATTTCTGATTCCTTATCGTTGATATCACCAAAAGTAATCGCACCGTTAGAACAAGCATTGGAACATGCCGTTGCAAATTCACCATCCTTGATCATACGACCATCCTTCTTGGCTTCGAGGATTGTCATTTGAGTCATTTGAATACACAAAGAACATTTCTCCATTACACCACGTGATCTCACAGTTACATCTGGGTTGATGACCATACGACCTAGATCATTGTTCATGTGGTAATCAAACTCGTCATTACCATTATACAAGAACCAGTTGAAACGACGTACTTTATAAGGACAGTTGTTAGCACAATAACGTGTACCTACACAACGGTTATAAATCATGTGATTTTGACCTTGGCGACCGTGTGATGATGCAGCTACTGGACAAACCGTCTCACATGGAGCATGGTTACAGTGCTGACACATTACTGGCTGGAATGCTACCTGTGGATTATCTGCAGGTATTTCCAACTCACCAAATCCACCTAAAGATCCATTATCACCAAACAATCCTGTAAATCCATCTTTCTTAGACTCATCATCCTCAAAACTATCTGTAGAAGAATAATATCTATCGATACGCAACCAGTGCATATCTCTTGATTTTCTTACCTCGCTCTTTCCTACGACTGGCACGTTGTTTTCTGCGTGACAAGCTACTACACACGCTCCACATCCAGTACAGGCATTAAGATCAAGTGACATGTTAAAGTGATGCCCTACGGATCTGTCAAAACTTTCCCATAAATCAACATCTGGTGATGTTACGGGTGTCTCAATGTGATTGAGTGATACCTCTGGCATAGGATTGAATTGATCCTTATCACCGGTTCTATATGTTTCAAGATCGGTCTCACGAATAATATCGCGACCCATCATAGTGTTTTGTAATTGCGTACATGCAAATTCATGTACTCCAGAAGCAACGCTCATGCTTACTGGCTGCACGCTCATTCCATCCTTGTAGAACGGAAATGCATTTACACCAGTTTGCATTTCTTCTTGAATACCATCCTTTTGACCGTATCCTAAAGCAATACCAATGGTGCCTGGTGCTTGACCTGGCTGTATCAATGCTGGCAAAGTGATTTCCTTACCGTCCATTTTTACAGTAACGTTGCTACCATTGAGGGCACCGTTTGCCACGTTCTCATTTTCTATACCTAGCCTTTCAGCATCCTGCATAGAAACGGTAGCATAATTATCCCAAGTAGTACGAGTAATAGGATCCGGTAATTCCTGCAACCATGGGTTGTTAGCTTGTGTACCGTCACCTAGCGCAGTTTTAGTATAAAGGACTAATTCAAAATCAGAGGACTTGCTACTGCTATTAAGTTGACTTAGTGCAGCACTTGCAGTCATAGATGTTCCAGCATCGCTGGACGCATTCTCAGATGTTGCATTTGAACTGTAAAAACCATCTTGTAATGCCTGATTCCAGCTCGCGCCATTCCCAGTTGATGTTTCTTTTAAATAATCCTTGTATGAGGTGTCGCTACCGGACCAGACTAGCAAGGAATCCTGCATCTGGCGCGTGTTGAATAATGGCTTGATAGTAGGCTGCATCAAAGATACCTGACCGGACTTGATTTCTGCGTCACCCCAAGCTTCTAGGTAGTGTGGTGTAGTTGCTACAACATCACTTTGCTGTGCAGTTGCATCAAGACGTGATGCAAATGACACCTTTAATGGTACATTTTTGTAAGCTTTCGCGAAAGCGTCACTATCATCATAGCTATAAACAGGATCAACACCAGCGACCATTACGGCACCAACGCGACCTGCTTGCATATCTTCAACTAGTTGCTGTACTTGCTTGCGGTTTCCTTGACGTGATAGAATAGGTGCATCGATAATAACGATTGTGCTACCTAAACGCTCATTGATTTCTAGTGTCAATTGCTGTGC
This window harbors:
- a CDS encoding DUF3341 domain-containing protein — translated: MATQKIHALYNDDDILLRAVKQIREQHYHIEEIFCPFPVHGLEKAMGLADTRLAINAFLYGIVGLAVATVMMNYIMIEDWPQNIGGKPSFSYLENMPAFVPIMFELTVFFAAHLMVITFYLRSRLWPFKEAENPDVRTTDDHFLMEVDAHGEDIESITKFLYDTGAVELVLIDNEDH
- the nrfD gene encoding NrfD/PsrC family molybdoenzyme membrane anchor subunit, with product MAHYEASIRRPLITGDKTFSDVTKDIAAPVEGVANKQWWIVFTIALVAFLYGIGCITYTISTGIGVWGLNKTIGWAWDITNFVWWVGIGHAGTLISAVLLLFRQKWRMAINRSAEAMTIFSVIQAGLFPIIHMGRPWLAYWVLPIPNQFGSLWVNFNSPLLWDVFAISTYLSVSLVFWWTGLLPDFAMIRDRAITPFNKKIYGLLSFGWSGRAKDWQRFEEVSLVLAGLATPLVLSVHTIVSFDFATSVIPGWHTTIFPPYFVAGAVFSGFAMVNTLLIVMRKVCHLENYITIQHIELMNLVIMITGSIVGVAYITELFVAWYSGVEYEQYAFLNRATGPYAWAYWAMMTCNVFSPQFMWFKKLRTSILFSFAISIVVNIGMWFERFVIIVTSLHRDYLPSSWTMFSPTFVDIGIFIGTIGFFFVLFLLYSRTFPVIAQAEVKSILKSSGNKYKELRENKMTSNKNAASGDPMAHPSE
- a CDS encoding TAT-variant-translocated molybdopterin oxidoreductase translates to MATTKKYWKSTAQLDESNEMIKNLEQNEFATAVPTEEFLGDDAVMEDSATTRRDFLKYVGFSTAAASLAACEGPVIHSVPYVVQPDRIIPGMSNYYATTIADGYDFASILVKTREGRPIKIESNRDTEHRGHANARVHASVLGLYDNNRLQSPLVDGKEATWEQVDKKVKQELNAQAGKDVVLLTQTYASPSIKRLVADFAAAYPNARQVILDTVGEDAALNAFEAKYGTRGLADYDFEDAECIVGVGADFVGDWQGGNFDKNYSQSRIPKNGKMSHHVQFEANMTLSGANADKRYPVTPTEQKQIIAALYSKVVGGGSSTNLSDKVAKAVEQAAQSLRRAGSKGVVLCGLPDQAAQQLTLEINERLGSTIVIIDAPILSRQGNRKQVQQLVEDMQAGRVGAVMVAGVDPVYSYDDSDAFAKAYKNVPLKVSFASRLDATAQQSDVVATTPHYLEAWGDAEIKSGQVSLMQPTIKPLFNTRQMQDSLLVWSGSDTSYKDYLKETSTGNGASWNQALQDGFYSSNATSENASSDAGTSMTASAALSQLNSSSKSSDFELVLYTKTALGDGTQANNPWLQELPDPITRTTWDNYATVSMQDAERLGIENENVANGALNGSNVTVKMDGKEITLPALIQPGQAPGTIGIALGYGQKDGIQEEMQTGVNAFPFYKDGMSVQPVSMSVASGVHEFACTQLQNTMMGRDIIRETDLETYRTGDKDQFNPMPEVSLNHIETPVTSPDVDLWESFDRSVGHHFNMSLDLNACTGCGACVVACHAENNVPVVGKSEVRKSRDMHWLRIDRYYSSTDSFEDDESKKDGFTGLFGDNGSLGGFGELEIPADNPQVAFQPVMCQHCNHAPCETVCPVAASSHGRQGQNHMIYNRCVGTRYCANNCPYKVRRFNWFLYNGNDEFDYHMNNDLGRMVINPDVTVRSRGVMEKCSLCIQMTQMTILEAKKDGRMIKDGEFATACSNACSNGAITFGDINDKESEIYKVKQQDRMYHLLEEVGTEPNVMYQVKVRNNA